A region of Chitinophaga horti DNA encodes the following proteins:
- a CDS encoding cation diffusion facilitator family transporter yields the protein MLKREFRIILLSLAVSFVLTIAKFTAWFMTHSVAILSDALESIINVVAGAFASYSIYLTSKPRDENHPYGHGKVEFFSIGFEGAMIFIAGCLILFKAAQYFFTPAPIEDVDQGVWITGATTVINFVLGRYLLYAGKRSGSITLSGNGQHILTDAYSSVALIIALLLIHFTGWDWIDPATSAIMGGFILFKGYQLLRRSISGLMDETDMQVVDKVIDILSTHRRPMWIDVHNMRVQQYGSNYHIDCHITMPYYIELSQAHDELKAVDALINRELPKGETEFFIHTDPCVPTSCPYCQLLQCPVRSHPFKEKIEWTRSNVLPNRKHGE from the coding sequence TTGCTGAAGAGAGAGTTCCGCATCATCCTGTTATCGCTGGCGGTCAGTTTTGTATTGACGATCGCCAAGTTCACCGCCTGGTTTATGACGCATTCTGTGGCGATCCTTTCGGATGCCCTGGAGTCGATCATCAACGTGGTGGCGGGCGCTTTCGCAAGTTACAGCATCTACCTCACCAGCAAACCCCGCGACGAAAACCACCCCTACGGACATGGAAAGGTAGAGTTTTTCTCGATTGGATTTGAGGGCGCGATGATCTTTATTGCGGGCTGTCTTATCCTGTTTAAAGCCGCGCAATACTTTTTTACGCCGGCACCTATCGAGGATGTGGACCAGGGTGTATGGATTACAGGGGCCACTACAGTGATCAATTTCGTTTTGGGAAGATACCTGTTGTATGCAGGAAAACGCTCCGGTTCGATTACGCTGAGCGGGAACGGGCAGCACATCCTCACGGATGCTTACAGCTCGGTCGCATTGATCATCGCGCTGTTACTGATTCACTTTACAGGCTGGGACTGGATAGACCCGGCGACGTCGGCCATTATGGGTGGCTTCATCCTGTTTAAAGGTTATCAACTGTTGCGCCGTTCTATTTCTGGTTTGATGGATGAAACCGATATGCAGGTCGTTGATAAGGTGATCGATATTCTATCCACCCACCGCCGCCCCATGTGGATCGACGTACACAATATGCGGGTGCAACAGTACGGCAGCAACTATCACATCGACTGTCATATCACCATGCCTTACTACATCGAATTAAGTCAGGCTCACGATGAACTGAAAGCGGTGGATGCACTCATCAACCGGGAATTACCGAAGGGAGAAACGGAGTTTTTTATACACACCGATCCGTGCGTGCCTACGAGCTGTCCATACTGCCAGCTGCTGCAATGCCCGGTGCGCAGTCATCCTTTTAAAGAGAAAATTGAATGGACAAGAAGTAACGTGCTGCCTAACCGCAAGCACGGCGAATAG
- the infC gene encoding translation initiation factor IF-3, translating into MQQRPKPNFNRGKGPNFRREQQQEHRTNRMIRVPEVRLVGDNVEVGVYRTDEALRMAEDQGLDLVEISPNAVPPVCRIIDYNKFLYEKKKKEKEMKANAHKSEVKEIRFTPNTDDHDFDFKAKHAEKFLKEGNKVKTYVQFKGRAIMFKERGELILLKFAERLAEVGALEGMPTMEGKRMIAIFAPKSAKKKPSEKPDKAERAERPERPERPERPAGEPRPAPAASAPQPGTTQITPSGRPPINIQYKNKPAAAEPTPDQNTEGSN; encoded by the coding sequence ATGCAACAAAGACCAAAGCCAAATTTCAACCGGGGTAAAGGCCCTAACTTCAGAAGAGAACAACAACAAGAACATCGCACCAACAGGATGATCCGCGTTCCTGAAGTTCGATTGGTAGGTGACAATGTGGAGGTCGGCGTATATCGTACTGATGAGGCGTTGCGTATGGCGGAAGATCAGGGTCTCGACCTGGTAGAAATTTCCCCAAATGCCGTTCCCCCCGTATGTAGAATCATCGATTACAATAAATTCCTTTACGAGAAGAAGAAGAAGGAAAAGGAAATGAAAGCCAACGCGCATAAAAGCGAAGTAAAAGAGATTCGCTTTACGCCGAACACGGACGATCATGACTTTGACTTCAAGGCGAAACATGCCGAGAAATTCCTGAAGGAAGGTAATAAAGTAAAAACGTACGTTCAGTTTAAAGGCCGTGCGATCATGTTTAAAGAACGTGGTGAACTGATCCTGCTGAAGTTCGCAGAACGCCTCGCAGAGGTGGGCGCACTGGAAGGTATGCCGACGATGGAAGGTAAAAGGATGATCGCTATTTTCGCACCTAAGAGCGCGAAGAAGAAGCCATCTGAAAAGCCTGACAAAGCAGAAAGAGCGGAAAGGCCTGAAAGACCAGAGCGCCCGGAAAGGCCCGCTGGTGAACCAAGACCTGCACCGGCTGCATCAGCGCCTCAACCAGGCACTACGCAGATTACGCCAAGCGGCAGACCGCCCATCAACATCCAATACAAAAACAAACCCGCAGCAGCAGAACCTACGCCGGATCAAAATACGGAAGGTAGTAACTAA
- the thrS gene encoding threonine--tRNA ligase: MINITLPDGAVRQYEPGVSALDIAKSISEGLARKVLSAKVNGEVIDATRPITQDSTLQLLTWNDQEGKSTLWHSSAHLMAEALEALFPGVKLGIGPAIESGGFYYDIDLGDRQIGEEDLRKLEAKMNELAKQNNSYVRKDVSKADALTYFTDKQDQYKLELINDLQDGTITFYTQGGFTDLCRGPHIPNTGFIKAIKLTNIAGAYWRGNEKNKMLTRIYGITFPTQKELDEHLLLLEEAKKRDHRKLGKELELFTFSEKVGLGLPLWLPKGAMLRERLQQFLQRAQIESGYLPVVTPHIGSKQLYVTSGHYEKYGKDSFQPISTPEEGEEFLLKPMNCPHHCEIYKASPKSYKDLPVRLAEFGTVYRYEQHGELHGLTRVRGFTQDDAHLFCRPDQVKEEFIKVIDLVLYVFKSLNFTDYTAQISLRDKEDRSKYIGSDENWNLAEQAIIESAKEKGLPTVVEYGEAAFYGPKLDFMVKDALGRKWQLGTIQVDYNLPERFELEYIGADNAKHRPVMIHRAPFGSLERFIAVLIEHVAGKFPLWLAPTQVKILPISDKSQAYAEKVAELLKNSEIRAEIDDRSEKIGKKIREAELAKIPYMLVLGEKEATDNLVAVRRQAKGDLGTMEIKNFIDMVTDEVINRKPFE; this comes from the coding sequence ATGATCAACATTACACTCCCGGATGGAGCAGTCAGACAGTATGAACCAGGCGTATCCGCACTGGACATTGCCAAGTCAATCAGTGAAGGACTTGCGCGCAAAGTATTATCGGCCAAAGTAAACGGCGAGGTGATCGACGCCACACGCCCGATCACGCAGGATAGTACGTTGCAGCTCCTGACCTGGAACGACCAGGAGGGCAAGTCCACGTTGTGGCACTCCTCAGCCCACCTGATGGCCGAGGCCCTGGAAGCGCTGTTTCCCGGGGTGAAGCTGGGTATTGGTCCGGCGATCGAAAGCGGTGGTTTTTACTATGACATCGACCTGGGCGACCGCCAGATCGGGGAGGAAGACCTGCGTAAACTGGAGGCCAAAATGAATGAACTGGCCAAACAGAACAACTCATACGTACGTAAAGACGTGTCCAAAGCAGACGCACTTACTTACTTCACCGACAAGCAAGACCAGTACAAACTGGAACTTATCAACGACCTGCAGGACGGTACCATTACCTTTTATACCCAGGGCGGCTTCACCGACCTTTGCCGCGGACCACACATCCCGAACACTGGTTTTATTAAAGCGATCAAACTCACCAATATAGCCGGTGCTTACTGGCGCGGAAATGAGAAAAACAAGATGCTGACCCGCATCTATGGTATCACTTTCCCGACGCAGAAGGAACTGGACGAGCACCTGTTATTGCTGGAGGAAGCGAAAAAACGCGACCACCGCAAACTGGGTAAAGAGCTGGAACTGTTTACTTTCTCTGAGAAAGTAGGTCTGGGCCTGCCACTGTGGCTGCCTAAAGGTGCTATGCTCCGCGAACGACTGCAGCAGTTCTTGCAGCGTGCGCAAATCGAGAGCGGTTACCTGCCGGTAGTTACGCCACACATCGGATCGAAACAGTTGTATGTGACTTCCGGTCACTATGAGAAATACGGTAAGGACAGCTTTCAGCCGATTTCTACTCCCGAAGAAGGAGAGGAGTTTTTGCTGAAACCGATGAACTGTCCGCACCACTGCGAGATATACAAAGCATCGCCTAAGTCTTATAAAGATTTACCCGTTCGCCTTGCGGAATTTGGTACAGTTTACCGGTATGAGCAGCACGGAGAGTTGCACGGCTTGACCCGTGTACGTGGCTTTACGCAGGATGATGCCCACCTTTTCTGTCGCCCCGACCAGGTGAAAGAAGAGTTCATCAAAGTGATCGACCTTGTGCTGTACGTATTCAAAAGCCTGAACTTTACAGATTATACCGCACAGATATCGCTGCGTGACAAGGAAGATCGCTCCAAATACATTGGCAGCGACGAGAACTGGAACCTGGCAGAACAGGCGATTATCGAGAGTGCGAAAGAAAAAGGACTGCCAACTGTGGTAGAATATGGCGAAGCTGCATTCTATGGCCCGAAACTTGATTTCATGGTGAAGGATGCGCTGGGCCGCAAATGGCAGCTTGGTACCATCCAGGTAGATTACAACCTTCCAGAGCGTTTTGAGCTGGAGTATATCGGGGCCGACAACGCCAAACACCGTCCTGTAATGATTCACAGGGCGCCGTTCGGATCGCTGGAGCGCTTTATTGCCGTACTGATCGAGCACGTAGCCGGAAAGTTCCCGCTGTGGCTGGCACCTACCCAGGTGAAAATCCTGCCAATCAGTGACAAGAGCCAGGCTTATGCGGAAAAAGTGGCAGAATTGCTGAAAAATTCCGAAATTCGCGCAGAGATTGACGATCGTAGCGAGAAAATCGGTAAAAAGATCCGCGAAGCCGAGCTAGCCAAGATTCCATACATGCTGGTGCTGGGCGAGAAGGAAGCAACCGATAACCTGGTGGCAGTACGCCGACAGGCAAAAGGAGACCTGGGAACCATGGAGATTAAAAATTTCATCGACATGGTAACCGACGAAGTAATAAATCGCAAACCTTTTGAGTAA
- a CDS encoding TonB-dependent receptor, with the protein MFNRRAHFILLSIILLTALVLRSGAQSVQRFTISGYITDARNGESIPGANVLVKGTLTGAQTNAYGFYSLTLPAGDYILVYSYIGASTQELTVTLHQDMKQNLALQSGAIQGKEVVITDRRRDQNIRNTEMGTIQLSTDRMKKLPALMGEVDLLKVMQLMPGVQAAGEGNAGFYVRGGGPDQNLILLDEAPVYNTGHLFGFFSIFNADAIKDVKLIKGGMPANYGGRLSSVMDVSMKEGNNKAFEVEGGLGAIASRLSIQGPIQQDKSSFMLSARRTYVDILTKPFIPKDSDFYGSGYYFYDLNAKANYRFSDKDRVYVSAYMGKDVFTFNNRERAFDAHIPWGNATATLRWNHVFSNKLFANTSLIYNDYKFEFSGSQSDFNIRMKSGIRDLNAKLDFDYFLNSKHHLKFGGNYIYHQFRPSSISGVQDTTTFNPDNTYKKFAHEAALYIQDDWEISSTLKVNAGLRYSGFQQIGPYTAYERDTDGNKLDSTSWGKGVPVRSYGWPEPRVIVRYAWNNANSLKASVTRNNQFIHLVTNAGSSLPTDIWVPSTYRVKPQIAWQYSAGYFRNFSNNDYEASIEAYFKDMQNQVEYREGYTPSTTDPEEDFVFGKGWAYGAEVFVKKNKGKFTGWLGYTLAWTWRRFPDLNDGNKFPAKYDRRHDLAVVATYDKNERWSFSGVFIFGSGNTTTLPEKFYFIEGVLRQESGSINSYRMEPYHRLDLSAIYTPKKKRFNNRVQGSWAFSVYNVYSRMNPYFMYFYQKGNVADGTLQLKGRKVSLFPVLPSATWNFKF; encoded by the coding sequence CTGCGGTCGGGGGCGCAATCTGTGCAAAGATTCACGATCAGCGGTTACATTACCGATGCCCGCAACGGCGAATCCATTCCCGGCGCGAATGTATTGGTGAAAGGCACCCTCACCGGGGCGCAGACCAATGCCTACGGATTCTATTCTCTTACACTACCCGCAGGCGACTACATCCTGGTGTACTCGTACATCGGCGCCTCCACGCAGGAACTGACCGTCACCCTCCACCAGGACATGAAGCAGAACTTAGCGCTGCAATCCGGCGCCATCCAGGGGAAAGAGGTGGTGATTACGGACAGGCGGCGCGACCAGAACATCCGTAATACGGAGATGGGCACGATACAGCTCTCCACCGACCGCATGAAAAAGCTGCCGGCCCTTATGGGTGAGGTGGATCTTTTGAAGGTGATGCAGCTGATGCCGGGCGTGCAGGCTGCAGGCGAAGGTAATGCCGGTTTTTATGTACGTGGCGGCGGCCCTGATCAAAACCTGATCTTACTGGACGAAGCGCCTGTTTACAACACCGGGCACTTGTTCGGCTTCTTCTCGATATTTAATGCAGACGCCATTAAAGATGTGAAACTCATAAAGGGCGGCATGCCCGCCAACTATGGCGGCCGGTTATCGTCTGTGATGGATGTGAGCATGAAAGAGGGCAATAACAAGGCGTTCGAAGTAGAAGGGGGGCTGGGGGCAATTGCATCCAGGCTATCTATACAAGGCCCCATACAGCAGGACAAGTCGTCGTTTATGTTGTCGGCGAGAAGGACTTATGTGGACATTCTCACGAAACCCTTCATCCCGAAAGACAGTGACTTTTATGGGTCCGGCTACTACTTTTATGACCTCAACGCCAAGGCCAATTACCGCTTTTCGGACAAAGACCGCGTGTACGTGAGCGCCTATATGGGAAAGGACGTATTTACCTTCAACAACCGCGAGCGGGCGTTCGATGCACACATTCCCTGGGGCAATGCCACGGCGACTTTGCGCTGGAACCACGTGTTTTCGAACAAGCTGTTCGCCAATACTTCGCTGATCTACAATGACTATAAATTCGAGTTTTCCGGCAGCCAGAGCGACTTTAATATTCGCATGAAGTCGGGCATCCGCGACCTGAACGCCAAACTCGATTTCGATTACTTCCTCAATTCCAAACACCACCTGAAGTTCGGGGGCAATTATATTTACCACCAGTTTCGTCCATCATCGATCTCCGGCGTGCAGGATACGACGACGTTCAATCCCGATAACACTTACAAGAAATTTGCGCACGAAGCGGCGTTGTATATACAGGACGACTGGGAGATCAGCTCCACCCTGAAAGTCAATGCCGGTTTGCGTTACAGCGGATTTCAGCAGATTGGTCCTTACACCGCTTACGAACGCGACACAGATGGCAATAAACTCGACAGCACCAGCTGGGGAAAGGGCGTGCCTGTCCGGTCGTACGGCTGGCCAGAACCACGCGTGATCGTACGTTACGCCTGGAACAACGCCAACTCTCTGAAAGCATCGGTGACGCGCAACAACCAGTTCATACACCTGGTGACCAACGCCGGATCTTCTTTACCGACCGACATCTGGGTGCCGAGTACCTACCGCGTGAAGCCGCAGATCGCGTGGCAGTACTCCGCCGGCTACTTCCGTAACTTTAGCAACAACGATTACGAAGCCTCTATAGAAGCCTATTTCAAAGACATGCAGAACCAGGTGGAATACCGGGAAGGTTACACGCCGTCGACCACCGATCCGGAGGAAGACTTCGTGTTCGGCAAGGGCTGGGCGTATGGGGCAGAAGTGTTCGTGAAAAAAAACAAGGGCAAGTTTACCGGCTGGCTGGGTTACACCCTGGCCTGGACCTGGCGGCGGTTCCCCGACCTGAACGATGGCAATAAGTTCCCCGCCAAATACGACCGCCGGCACGACCTGGCCGTGGTAGCGACTTACGACAAGAATGAACGGTGGAGTTTTTCGGGCGTGTTTATTTTCGGATCGGGCAATACGACTACTTTGCCGGAGAAGTTCTATTTCATAGAAGGCGTGCTTCGGCAGGAGAGTGGCAGCATCAACTCTTACCGGATGGAGCCTTACCACCGTCTGGACCTTTCGGCCATTTATACACCGAAGAAGAAACGGTTCAATAACCGTGTGCAAGGTAGCTGGGCGTTTTCGGTGTACAACGTATATAGCAGGATGAACCCCTATTTCATGTATTTTTACCAGAAAGGCAACGTGGCAGATGGTACGCTGCAGCTAAAAGGACGCAAGGTTTCGCTGTTCCCGGTGCTGCCTTCGGCCACCTGGAACTTTAAGTTTTAG